In Jannaschia sp. W003, the genomic stretch CCGCCGCCGGCCCGAGGACGCCGTGCTGGGCGAGGAGGAGGCCGCGACCAAGGGCACGTCCGGATTGACCTGGGTGCTCGACCCGATCGACGGTACCCGCGGCTTCGTGTCGGGCACGCCCACCTGGGGCGTCCTGGTGGGGTTGCGCGACGCGGACGCCATGCTCTTGGGGCTGATCGACCAGCCTTGGACCGGCGAGCGCTTCGAGGGCGGGGGCGGCGTCGCGCGCATGGTGCGGGCCGGGGCCGAGACGCCGCTGCGGGCGAGCGGCACCGAGCGGCTCGAGGACGCCACGATCCTCACCACCTTCCCCGAGGTCGGCACCGCTGCCGAGGGCGCGGCCTTCCGGCGCGTGGCCGAACGCTGCCGCCTCGTGCGCTACGGGCTGGACTGCTACGCCTACGCGCTGCTCGCGGCGGGGCACGTGGACCTCGTGGTCGAGGCGGGGCTGCAACCCTACGACATCGCCGCGCCCATCGCCGTGGTCGAGGCGGCGGGCGGCATCGTGACGAGTTGGAGCGGCGGCCCGGCGCTGGACGGCGGCACGGCGGTGGCCGCCGCCACCCCGGCCCTGCACCGCGCCGCCCTCGAGCTGCTTCGTGGCTGACCTGCTGATCCGGGGCGGCACGGTGCTCGCCCCGGACGGCGCGCGGCGGGCGGACGTGCTGGTGCGGGGCGGCGCGATTGCCGCCGTCGGGGACGGGCTGCAGGCGCCGGAGGTGCTGGAGGCGGCGGGCTGCCTCGTGACGCCGGGCCTCGTGAACACGCACCACCACCTCTACCAGACGCTGACGCGCGCCGTGCCCGAGGGACAGGACGCAACGCTGTTCGGGTGGCTGAACGCGCTCTACCCCGTCTGGGCGCGGATGCGGCCCGAGCACGTGGCCTGCGCCGTGCGGATCGGGCTGGCCGAGTTGGCGCTGTCGGGCTGCACCACGTCGTCGGACCACCACTACGTCTACCCGGACGGCGTGACGCTGGACGACACGATCCATGCCGCCGCCGAGGTGGGCCTGCGCTTCCACCCGACGCGGGGCGCCATGTCGATCGGGCGCTCGGCGGGGGGGCTGCCGCCCGACAGTCTCGTGGAGGACGAGGGGGCGATCCTCGAGGACTGCATCCGCGTGGTGGACCGGTTCCACGACCCCGCGGAGGGGTCCATGTGCCGGGTCGGCATCGCGCCCTGCTCGCCCTTCTCGGTCTCGCGTGGGCTGATGCGCGACGCGGCGCTGCTGGCGCGCGACAAGGGGGTGCGGCTGCACACCCACCTCGCCGAGAACGACGAGGACGTCGCCTTCTCGCTGGGGCGGTTCGGGTGCCGTCCGGGGCAGTACGCCGAAGATCTCGGCTGGACCGGCGCCGACGTGTGGCACGCGCATTGCGTGAAGCTCGACGCAGCCGAGATCGCGCTCTTCGCGCGGACCGGGACCGGGGTGGCACATTGTCCCTGCTCGAACTGCCGGCTCGGCTCGGGCGTGGCGCCCCTGCGGGCGATGCTTGACGCGGGCGTGCCGGTGGGGCTGGGGGTGGACGGGTCGGCCTCGAACGACGCGGCCTCGCTGGTGGGCGAGGCGCGGCAGGCGATGCTGCTCCAGCGGGTCGTGCGGGGGGCGGACGCGATGGGCGTGCGCGAGGCGTTGGACGTGGCGACCCGCGGCGGCGCGCGGGTGCTGGGGCGGAGCGACATCGGCGTGCTCGCGCCGGGCTACCGCGCCGACGTGGCGATCTGGGACATGAGGGGCGTCGAAGCGGCCGGCTCGTGGGACCACGCCGCGCTCCTCCTCGCCGGCCCCCGCCGCGTGCGCGACCTCCTCGTGGAGGGCCGCCGCGTGGTCGAGGACGGGCGGATCACTACGTTCGACCTCGAAGCGGAAATCTGCAGAGCGGAAGGCTTCGTCCGCGACCTCATGGCCTGACGCCCCCTTCCTCTGGCCATAAATATCTCGGGGGTTCGCAGGCTTCCCGGGATCGGTCCAGTGGACCGATCCGCCTGCGGACGGGCAGAGCCCCCGGCGCTCTCCACTAGACCGGCGGCTCGGCCGGCACCCGGTCCCCGATCCGCTCGCGGAAGTGGCGCCGGCAGAGCGACACGTAGCGGTCGTTGCCCCCGACCTCGACCTGCGCGCCCTCGCGCAGCGCGCGCCCTTCGGCGTCCACCCGCACCACCATGGTGGCCTTGCGCCCGCAGTGGCAGATGGTGCGGACCTCGCGCATCTCGTCGGCCAGGGCCAGGAGGGCGGCGGAGCCGGGGAACAGCTCGCCCCGGAAGTCCACGCGCAGGCCGTAGCACATCACCGGCACGCCGAGGTCGTCCACGGCGCGGGCGAGCTGCCAGACCTGCTCGCGGCTCAGCCACTGGGCCTCATCCACGAACACGCAAGCGCAGGGCTCGGCAAGCCGGGCCTCGATCCGGGCGAAGAGGTCGGTCGCGGGCCCGTAGGTGTCGGCGGGGGCCTCGATGCCGATTCGGCTGGCGATGCGCCCCTCGCCGGAGCGGCCGTCGAAGTCGGCCGTCAGCAGGTAGGTCCGCATCCCCCGCTCCACGTAGTTGTAGCTGGCCTGCAGGAGCAGCGTGCTCTTGCCGGCGTTCATGGTGGAGTAGTTGAAGTGCAGCTTGGCCATGGGCGCGGTGATGGCCGAGGGCGGGGCCCGCGCGCAAGGGCGGCCCGGACCCGCACGGGCCGGTTCGCGCGCTGCGTAACATTAGGGCACTCTACCCGGTTCCCCCGGAGGCTTACGTAGGGTAACATGCACGTCGGGAGGTGCTCCATGCCCCGAGACGTCCGCCCCCTTCTCAAGCGCCGCACCGAGCTTCTGGTGAAGTCCGTCGGCGTCGAAGCCGCCTGCGCGGCGATCGGCAAGTCCAAGGCCACGCTCGGCCGCTACTACTCCGTGCACGACGAGCATCGGGACCGGTTCATCCCGGTCGACTCGCTCGCCCTGTTGGAGGAGGCGGCGCGCCGTCCCATCGTGACGCTGACCTTGTGCGAGCTGGCGGGCGTGGACACGTCGGACGCCGAGGCCGAGAGCGCCCCGCCCCGGCGGCTGCGCCGGGCGCTGGCCGAGCACTCCCGCATCCTCGCGGACGGCGGCGACGCGCTGGAGCGGCGCGCGCTGCTCGCGGAGCTGCGGAACCTCGAGCACATGCTCCACGACCTGCGCGTGGACCTCGGCATGGACGCCGAAGCCGCCGAGTAGCGCTCAGGCCGCGGCCGCGCGCCGCGTGACCAGCACCGAGCCCACCGAGTAGCCCGCCCCGAACGAGCAGATCAGTCCCCGGTCGCCGGGCGCGAGGCCGTCCGAGTGCTTCGAGAAGGCGATGATCGAGCCGGCCGACGAGGTGTTCGCGTAATCCTGCAGGATGTTGGGCTGCTCGCCCGGCTCGGGCTCGCGCCCCAGCACCTTGCGGCCGATGTAGTCGTTCATCGCCTTGTTGGCCTGGTGCAGCCAGAGGCGGCGCAGCTCCGAGGCGGCGACGCCCTCCTCCGCGAGGTGGCCCGCGATGTGGCGCGACACGAGGGGCAGCACCTCCTTGAACACCTTGCGGCCCTCCTGGACGAACTGCATGTCGCGCCGGTCCTCCATCGCGTCGCGGGTGCGGCGCAGGAAGCCGTCGTTGTTGCGGATGTTGTTCGAGAACTGCGTGGCGCAGCGGGTGGACTCGACGGTCCAGCGGTCCTTGGCCGCCGCGTCCGCCTCGCGCTCCAGCACCACGGCGGTGGCCACGTCGCCGAAGATGAAATGGCAGTCGCGGTCGCGCCATTCGAGGTGGGCCGAGCAGATCTCGGGCGAGACCACGAGGGCGCGGCGCACGGAGCCCGCGCGGATCATGTCGGCGGCGGTCTGGATCCCGAAGGTGGCCGACGAGCAGGCGACGTTCATGTCGAAGGCGAAGCCGCCCGCCCCGAGAAGCTGCTGGATCTCGATCGCCACGGCCGGGTAGGCGCGCTCGTGGTTCGAGGCGGCGCAGATGACGCAGTCGATGTCGGCGGCGTCCACGCCCGCCTCGGCGAGCGCCTTGCGCGCCGCGTCCAGTGCCATCTCGGCCATGAGCGAGGGTTCGTCGTCGGCGCGCTCGGGCAGGCGCGGGAACATGCGGGCGGGGTCGAGCACGCCCTCCTTGTCCATCACGTAGCGGCTCTCGATCCCGGAGGCGGAGCGGACGAAGTCGGCGGAGCTGTGGGGCACCGGCGGGTCGGCGCCCTCGGCGTTGCGGCGGTCGGCGTAGGCGTTGAAGGCCTCGACCAGCTCGTCGTTCGAGATGGCGTGGGGGGGCGTGAAGACGCCGGTGCCGGTGATGGCGGCGGTATGCATGGGTCTCTCCCGTATCCGAGACGGGATGGACCCCGGCCGGGGCCGGGGTCAAGGGCGCGGGGCGCCACGCGGCTTGGAGGAAGGACTGGCGTCAGGCGGCCCGGACGTGGCGGGCCGGGACGGCCTCGCCCTGCGGGTCCGGCGCATCGAAGGCCAGCACGTCGGCGTCCTCGGCGCCGAGCGCGGCGAGCAGCGCGGCGGCGTCGGGCAGGGCGCGGTCCCCGGGGGCCGCGTCCGCGGTGACGGGCGAGATCGGCGTCACGTCGTTGGCGGCGGGCGCCCCGGCCTCGGTGGGCTGGCCCATGGCGGCGCAGAGCAGGTCGCGCAGCTCGGTCCAGTCGGCGTCGGCGGGCACGGTGGCGAGCGGCAGGCCGGCGGCGGCGAAGGCGCGGGCGCGGACGTGGTCGCGGAAGCCGGGCGCGGCGCCCTCGCCCCGGGCGGGGGCGATCTCCACGCCGCACAGGGGCGTGCCCGAGGCGGTCGAGAGCACTACGTCCACGCGGCGTCCGGCGAGCACGGCATCGGCGGCCGCCGCGGCGGCGGAGGCGGACCCCTCCTCGGGGGCGAACAGCGCGCCGAGCGACACCTGCGTGCCCAGGAGGAGGTTCTCGGAATTGGCGATGCGCTGGAACTTGGCCAGCACCGGCTCGGCCTCGGGGCGCACGAGGGAGCGGACGCGCAGTCCGGTGCGCGACAGCGAGCGGAGCGCGGAGACGCGCGTCCCCTCCTCCCGGCCCCGGTCCAGCGGGTCGGGGGCGACGGCGGCGGTGGTCCGGCCCCCGTCGGCGGCCCGGGCCTTGGCCCGCGAGAGGCAGCGGCGGATCACCATCCCGGAGGCGCCGATGGAGAGGAGCGAGAGCATGATGGGGTCCATTGTCGAATTCCGTCCGATGAGTGGTATGCCCTCACTCTCCCGTGCCGGTCGGGCGCCTTCGCGGCGCCGAAATGGTTTATCCTGTGGCGTCTCGCGGCACGATCCGGAAACGACGACCCCTGCCGGCGGGGGACCGTCGCCGTTCCCGCAGCGATCCCGCCGTTGCAGGAACCCGAAATGGGGCGCCTGTGCGGCGCCGCCTCGCGCGGGACGGCACGCGGGGCGGGGGGCCTCGCGCCATGGGGGAATCGGAGGAAGGGCCGCCGCCGCGCGGGCGAGCCCGGCGGCGGCCCTACTGGAGGGGCCGCACCTCGAGGTCGCCCTCGGCGCGGGCCTGCATGGCGCGGGCCGCGGCGTGGCTGCCGGCGAGCGTGGTGTAGTAGGGAATGCGGTCCGACAGGGCGACCGCGCGCATGGAGCGCGAGTCCTCGACGGCCTGCGCGCCCTCGGTGGTGTTCATCACCAGGGCCACCTCGCCGTCCTTCATCACGTCGACCACGGTGCGCCCGCCCTCGTAGGCCTTGGCCACGAGGTCGCTGGCGATGCCGTGCCCGGCCAAGAAGGCGCGGGTGCCCTCGGTGGCGAGGATGCGGAAGCCCATGTCGCGCAGCAGCGTCGCGGTCTCGACCAGTTGCGCGGTCTTGTCGTCGTCCTTGATCGACAGGAACACGGTGCCCTCCTCGGGCAAGACGGTGCCGGCTCCGAGCTGCGCCTTGAGGAAGGCGCGCGCGAACGAGCGGTCCCAGCCCATGACCTCGCCGGTGGAGCGCATCTCGGGCCCGAGCAGGGTGTCCACGCCGGGGAAGCGCGCGAAGGGCAGCACCGCCTCCTTGACCGAGAACCACGGGGTATGGGCGTGGGCGAGCTGCATGGCGTCGCCGATCGGCACGTGGTCGACGGTGCCCTCGGGATAAGGCTCGCGGAGGGGAAAGTTCGAGAGGGGCTCGCCCGCCATGAGGCGCGCGGCGATGGACGCGATGGCCGAGTCGACGGCCTTGGCCACGAACGGCACGGTACGCGAGGCGCGGGGGTTCACCTCGATCAGGAACACCTCGTCCTCGCCCGCCTCGTTGGGCTTCACGGCGAACTGGACGTTCATGAGGCCCACCACGTGGAGCGCCTTGGCCAGCGCCTCGGTCTGGCGGCGGATCTCGGCGACGGTCTCGTCCGAGAGCGTGTGGGGCGGCAGGCAGCAGGCGGAGTCGCCGGAATGGACCCCCGCCTCCTCGATGTGCTGCATGATGCCGGCCACGTGGACGTCCGTCCCGTCCGAGAGCGCGTCCACGTCCACCTCGATGGCGCCCGAGAGGTAGCTGTCGAGCAGCACGGGGCTGTCGCCCGACACCACCACGGCCTCGCGGATGTAGCGCTCCAGGTGGGCCGTGTCGCGCACGATCTCCATGGCCCGGCCGCCGAGCACGTAGGAGGGGCGGATGACCAGCGGGTAGCCGAGCTTCTCGGCCTCCTCGCGGGCTTGCGCGTCCGTGGTGGCGATGGCGTTGCGGGGCTGCTTGAGACCCAGATCACGCACGAGCGCGGCGAAGCGCTCGCGGTCCTCGGCCAGATCGATGGCGTCGGGCGTGGTGCCGAGGATGGGGATGCCCGCCTCGTGGAGCGCGTCGGCCAGCTTCAGCGGCGTCTGCCCGCCGAACTGCACGATCACGCCGTGGAGCGTGCCGCGGTCCTGCTCGACGCGCAGGATCTCCATCACGTGCTCGAAGGTCAGCGGCTCGAAGTAGAGGCGGTCCGAGGTATCGTAGTCGGTGGAGACGGTCTCGGGATTGCAGTTGACCATGATGGTCTCGTAGCCCGCATCGCTGAGCGCGAAGCAGGCGTGGCAGCAGCAGTAGTCGAACTCGATGCCCTGCCCGATCCGGTTCGGCCCGCCGCCGAGGATCACGACCTTCTTGGCGTCGGTGGGGCGCGACTCGCACTCCGCGTCGCCCATCACTGGCGTCTCGTAGGTGGAGTACATGTAGGGGGTCTGCGCCTCGAACTCGGCGGCGCAGGTGTCGATGCGCTTGAACTGGGCGTGGACGCCGAGGTTCCGGCGGGCGCGGCGCACCTGCCCTTCGTCGCGGCCCGTCAGCGTGGCGAGGCGGGCGTCGGTGAAGCCGAACTGCTTGAGCCGGCGCAGGCCCTCGGCCTCGAGCGGCAGGCCGCCCGTCCGCACCTCGGCCTCGAGGTCGACGATCTCGCGGATGCGGGCCAGGAACCACGGGTCGAAGTGGGTCACGGCGTTGATGTCGTCGTCCGAGAGGCCCTGGCGCATGGCCTGCGCCACGACGCGCAGGCGGTCCGGGGTCTGGCGGGCCAGCTCGGCGCGGATGCCGGCGGGATCTGAGGGCAGCGCGATCTCGTCGAAGCCGGTGAGGCCGGTCTCCATGGAGGCCAACGCCTTCTGCAGGGATTCGTGGATCGTGCGGCCGATGGCCATCGCCTCGCCCACCGACTTCATGGCCGTCGTCAGCAGCGGCTCGGCGCCCGGGAACTTCTCGAAGGCGAAGCGCGGGATCTTGGTGACCACGTAGTCGATCGAGGGCTCGAACGAGGCCGGAGTGACGCCGGTGATGTCGTTGTCGAGCTCGTCGAGCGTGTAGCCCACGGCGAGCTTCGCGGCGATCTTGGCGATCGGGAAGCCGGTGGCCTTGGAGGCGAGCGCCGAGGAGCGCGACACGCGGGGGTTCATCTCGATCACGACCATGCGGCCGTCGGCGGGGTTCACGGCCCACTGGACGTTGGAGCCGCCCGTCTCCACGCCGATCTCGCGCAGCACCTCGATGCTGTGGGTCCGCATGCGCTGGTACTCGCGGTCGGTCAGCGTCAGCGCGGGGGCCACGGTGATGGAGTCGCCGGTGTGCACGCCCATGGGGTCCACGTTCTCGATGGCGCACACGATGATGGCGTTGTCGGCGCGGTCGCGCACGACCTCCATCTCGTACTCCTTCCAGCCGAGCAGGGACTCGTCGACCAGGATCTGCGCCATCGGCGAGGCCTCCAGCCCCGTGCGGCAGATGCGCTCGTAGTCGGCGCGGTTGTAGGCCACGCCGCCGCCGGTGCCGCCCAGGGTGAAGGCGGGGCGGATGATGGCAGGCAGGCCGACGTGCTCCAGCGCCTCCAGGGCGCGGGCGAGGCCCTCGCGGATGTCGAACTTGCCGTCCGCGCGCTTGGGGGCCGAGACGATGGTGGCCTTGGGGTTCTCGATGCCGAGGCGGTCCATGGCCTCGCGGAACAGCTTGCGGTCCTCGGCCATCTCGATCGCGGCGCGCTTGGCGCCGATCAGCTCCACGCCGAACTTCTCCAGCACGCCCATGTCGTCGAGGCTGAGGGCGGTGTTCAGCGCGGTCTGCCCGCCCATGGTGGGCAGCAGCGCGTCGGGCCGCTCGCGCTCGATGATCGAGGCCACCACGCCGGGCGTGATCGGCTCGATGTAGGTGGCGTCGGCGAGCCCCGGGTCGGTCATGATCGTGGCGGGGTTGGAGTTGACGAGGATGACGCGGTAGCCTTCCTCGCGCAGGGCCTTGCAGGCCTGGGCGCCGCTGTAGTCGAACTCGCAGGCCTGGCCGATCACGATGGGGCCGGCGCCGATGATCATGATGGACCGGATGTCCGTCCGCTTCGGCATTGGCTCGTCCCCCGTTTGCGCAAACGAGTTGGCGTGTATGCGGCGCGCTAGGGGGGTGCAAGGCGCGGCGGAGCCGCCGCGGGGCCGCGGGCGCACGCGATCCTGCGGCGCGGACACGAAACGTGATTTCCGCGGCCGCGGCCGGGTTGATATTCCCGCTCAACCGGCGGGCGTCCCGCCCCTTCCCGCAAGGACTCGCGACATGAAATCCAAGCTCACCTTCGCCGCCGCGGCGGGCCTCGTCCTCGCCCTGACCGGCTGCGGCGTCGCGCGCGGCGTCGGCGACGTCGCCTCGGGCACCGGCCGCGTGGCCATGGGCACGGGCAAGGTCGTCGTGGGAACCGGCAAGGCCGTGGGCCGCGGCACGGGCGCCGTCGTGCGCGGAACCGGGCGCGTCATGGGCATGGGCGACGACGGCGAATGACCGGCGCGCGCCCTGCCGTCCGCCTGATGCTGGCCGCCGCGCTCTGCGCGGGGCTGGCGGGATGCGCCGCGGGGCGCGTCGCCACGGGCACGGCCGGCGTGGCCATCGGGGCCGCCTCGGTCGCCGTGCAGGCCGGGGGCGTCGCGCTGGACGCGACCCGGCTGGTCGTGCCCGGCATCTAGCCCCCCGGCGGGACCGCCGCGTCCCTACCGGTAGAGGTAGTCCCGCGTCTCGGGCACGGTGGCGCGGCGCTTGGCGAGCTGGATCTGGTAAACCACGTGGTGCAGGTCGTCGAAGCCGACCTCGGCGCCGGTCAGGTAGTAGCGCCACATCTGCACGAAGCGCTCGTCGTACATGGCGCGCACCTCGTCCACGTTCCGCTCGAAGCGCGCCCGCCAGCGGCGCAGGGTCTCGGCGTAGTGGCCGCGCCAGACCTCGACGTCGGCCTGCCAGAGCCCCGTGCGCTCGAACGCCGCCGCCAGCTCCGAGAGCGAGGGGTTGTAGCCGCCCGGGAAGATGTACTTGGCCAGCCACGACGAGGTGGTGGTCGGCGGCCCGCAGCGGCCGATGGTGTGGATCAGCGCCACGCCGTCCTCGTCCATCAGATCGGCCACCTTGGCGAAGTAGGTGCCGTAGTTGGGCGCGCCCACGTGCTCCAGCATGCCCACCGAGACGACGCGGTCGAAGCACTCGTGGAGGTCGCGGTAGTCGGTGAGGCGGATGTCGATGCGGTCCGCGAGCCCGGCCGCCTCGGCGCGGGCGCGGGCGGCGGCGGCCTGGTTCTCGCTCAGGGTGATGCCGGTGACGTGGACCCCGTGCTCGCGCGCGAGCGTCAGCGCCATGCCGCCCCAGCCGCAGCCGATGTCGAGCACCCGCATCCCCGGGCGCAGCACCAGCTTGGCGGCGATATGGGCCTTCTTGGCCTCCTGCGCCTCCTCCAGGGTCATGCCCTCGCGCGGGAAGTAGGCGCACGAATACTGGTGGTCCTCGTCGAGCCAGAGGGCGTAGAAGTCGTCGCCGAGGTCGTAGTGGTGGGCCACGTTCGCGCGCGCGCGCCCCACCCCGTTGGCCTGCGCCCAGCGGCGCACCGCGTAGCGCAGCTTGTAGCCCGCGCCCACCAGCGGGCCGGCGTTGTGGCGCCCGCCGTTGCGCGCGAGCAGGGTGAAGAAGTCGTGCAGCGTGCCCCGGTTTAGCGTCAGCGTGCCGTCCATCCACGCCTCGCCCAGCGCCAGCTCCGGGTCGAGCAGGATGGCGCGCACGGCGCGGTCCGTGTGCAGGCGCGCGGCCACGTGGGGCGCCCCCTCGCCCGAGCCGTAGCCCTCGACCAGCCCGTCGGGATAGGCGACCTCCAGCCGGCCGAGGCGCACGACGCGCCGCAAGAGCCTCCGCACCATGCCCTGCGCCGTGCCCATCTGCCCCTCCCCCGTCGATCCGCAGCGACCCAAAGCCCAGCCGTCCGCCGTCCGCAACCCTCGCGGAGAACGGGCGGAGACGGAATGTCCTTGACGGGGAATGCCCCGCGCCACACCTTCAGGTTGTATCCGGCGACCCCGTTCCCACGCCCGCCCTCCCGACTGGAGCACGATCCGATGGCCATCGGCGCCCTGATCTTCGGCTCCATCGGCGCGCTCGCCGAGACCGACGCCCTGGAGCGGAGGGCCTTCGCCGAGGCCGGCGGCGGAGCCCCCGGCGCCGCGCGGTTCGGCGCCCTGGTCGCCGCCGAGGGCCTGCGCCCCCGTCCCGGCATCGTGGAGACCATCGGCGCGGCGCGCCGCCGCGGCCTGCCCGTCGCGCTGTGCTCCACGGCGCCGGCGCCGGTGGTGGCGGCGGTGGTCGGAGCGCTGGCCCCGGTGGTGCTGCGCGCGGACTTCGCCTGGGTCGGCGACGCGACCCGCGCCGCGCGCCCCCGGCCCGCGCCCGACGCCCTGTGCCTCGCGCTCGCGGTGCTCGACGTGCCGCCCGCCACGGCGGTGGCGGTGGAGGACAGCGCGCCCTGCGCCGAGGCGGCGCTCGCCGCGGGCTGCCGGGTGCTGGGCTTTCCGGGCGGCGGCGCGGCGGCGGCGGACTTCCCGCCCGGCCTCCTGGTGGTGGACCGCCTCCAGCCCCGGCTTCTTGACCTCCTCGCCGGGTTCTCAACCGCCGCCGAGTGACGCGCGCCCCGCGGTTGACACCCCCGTGCGCCCCGTGCCCATAGGCGCGGCGCCATCCGAGGGGGTTCCCATGCACCAGTTCCGCACCCACACCTGCGCCGGGCTCGACACCGGCGACGTGGGCGAGACCGTCCGCCTGGCCGGCTGGGTCCACCGCATCCGCGACCACGGGGGCGTGCTGTTCGTGGACCTGCGCGACCACTACGGCATGACGCAGCTCCTGTGCGACCCCGACAGCCCGGTGTTCGCGGAGATGGAGAAGGTGCGGTCCGAATGGTGCATCCGCATCGACGGCACCGTGAAGGCGCGCGACGCGGCGCTCGTGAACCCCAAGATCCCGACCGGCGAGATCGAGGTCTTCGTGAGGGACCTCGAAGTTCTGGGCAAGTCCGACGAGCTGCCGCTGATGGTGTTCGGCGATCAGGAGTATCCCGAGGAGACGCGCCTGCGCTACCGCTTCCTCGACCTGCGCCGCGAGGCGATGCAGGCGAACATGAAGCTGCGCTCCGACGTGGTGCGCGACCTGCGCGAGCGGATGTGGGACCGCGACTTCCGCGAGTACCAGACCCCGATCATCACCGCCTCCAGCCCCGAGGGTGCGCGCGACTTCATCGTCCCCTCGCGCCTCCATCCCGGCAAGGTCTACGCGCTGCCGCAGGCGCCGCAGCAGTTCAAGCAGCTGCTGATGGTGGCGGGCTTCGACAAGTACTTCCAGATCGCGCCTTGCTTCCGCGACGAGGACCCCCGCGCCGACCGCTCGCCCACGGACTTCTACCAGCTCGACATGGAGATGAGCTTCGTCACCCAGGACGACGTGTTCGCCACGATCGCCCCCGTGGTCGCGGGCTGCTTCGAGCGCTTCGGCGGCGGCAAGACGGTGGACGCGCCCGAGACGTGGCCGCGCATCCCCTACGCGGAGGCGCTCCAGAAGTACGGCACCGACAAGCCCGACCTTCGCAACCCGATCGAGATGCAGGACGTGTCCGAGCACTTCCGCGGCTCGGGCTTCGCGATCTTCGCCTCGCTGCTGGAGAAGGACGGCACGGAGGTGCGCGCCATCCCCGCGCCGACGGGCGGGTCGCGCAAGTTCTGCGACCGGATGAACAAGTTCGCGCAAGGCGAGGGCCTGCCGGGGATGGGGTACATTTTTTGGCGGAAGCGGGAAGATAAGACCTTCGAAGACGATCTGGAGCAGGTCGGAGCACTACGTCACCTCTTTCTCTC encodes the following:
- the hisN gene encoding histidinol-phosphatase, producing MEPRPDIETLRAVAHEAADAARAATLRHFRRPMAVESKRADFDPVTIADREAEAAMRAVLSRRRPEDAVLGEEEAATKGTSGLTWVLDPIDGTRGFVSGTPTWGVLVGLRDADAMLLGLIDQPWTGERFEGGGGVARMVRAGAETPLRASGTERLEDATILTTFPEVGTAAEGAAFRRVAERCRLVRYGLDCYAYALLAAGHVDLVVEAGLQPYDIAAPIAVVEAAGGIVTSWSGGPALDGGTAVAAATPALHRAALELLRG
- a CDS encoding 8-oxoguanine deaminase; protein product: MADLLIRGGTVLAPDGARRADVLVRGGAIAAVGDGLQAPEVLEAAGCLVTPGLVNTHHHLYQTLTRAVPEGQDATLFGWLNALYPVWARMRPEHVACAVRIGLAELALSGCTTSSDHHYVYPDGVTLDDTIHAAAEVGLRFHPTRGAMSIGRSAGGLPPDSLVEDEGAILEDCIRVVDRFHDPAEGSMCRVGIAPCSPFSVSRGLMRDAALLARDKGVRLHTHLAENDEDVAFSLGRFGCRPGQYAEDLGWTGADVWHAHCVKLDAAEIALFARTGTGVAHCPCSNCRLGSGVAPLRAMLDAGVPVGLGVDGSASNDAASLVGEARQAMLLQRVVRGADAMGVREALDVATRGGARVLGRSDIGVLAPGYRADVAIWDMRGVEAAGSWDHAALLLAGPRRVRDLLVEGRRVVEDGRITTFDLEAEICRAEGFVRDLMA
- a CDS encoding thymidine kinase, whose protein sequence is MAKLHFNYSTMNAGKSTLLLQASYNYVERGMRTYLLTADFDGRSGEGRIASRIGIEAPADTYGPATDLFARIEARLAEPCACVFVDEAQWLSREQVWQLARAVDDLGVPVMCYGLRVDFRGELFPGSAALLALADEMREVRTICHCGRKATMVVRVDAEGRALREGAQVEVGGNDRYVSLCRRHFRERIGDRVPAEPPV
- a CDS encoding beta-ketoacyl-ACP synthase III; translated protein: MHTAAITGTGVFTPPHAISNDELVEAFNAYADRRNAEGADPPVPHSSADFVRSASGIESRYVMDKEGVLDPARMFPRLPERADDEPSLMAEMALDAARKALAEAGVDAADIDCVICAASNHERAYPAVAIEIQQLLGAGGFAFDMNVACSSATFGIQTAADMIRAGSVRRALVVSPEICSAHLEWRDRDCHFIFGDVATAVVLEREADAAAKDRWTVESTRCATQFSNNIRNNDGFLRRTRDAMEDRRDMQFVQEGRKVFKEVLPLVSRHIAGHLAEEGVAASELRRLWLHQANKAMNDYIGRKVLGREPEPGEQPNILQDYANTSSAGSIIAFSKHSDGLAPGDRGLICSFGAGYSVGSVLVTRRAAAA
- a CDS encoding DUF2726 domain-containing protein, with amino-acid sequence MDPIMLSLLSIGASGMVIRRCLSRAKARAADGGRTTAAVAPDPLDRGREEGTRVSALRSLSRTGLRVRSLVRPEAEPVLAKFQRIANSENLLLGTQVSLGALFAPEEGSASAAAAAADAVLAGRRVDVVLSTASGTPLCGVEIAPARGEGAAPGFRDHVRARAFAAAGLPLATVPADADWTELRDLLCAAMGQPTEAGAPAANDVTPISPVTADAAPGDRALPDAAALLAALGAEDADVLAFDAPDPQGEAVPARHVRAA
- the carB gene encoding carbamoyl-phosphate synthase large subunit, which translates into the protein MPKRTDIRSIMIIGAGPIVIGQACEFDYSGAQACKALREEGYRVILVNSNPATIMTDPGLADATYIEPITPGVVASIIERERPDALLPTMGGQTALNTALSLDDMGVLEKFGVELIGAKRAAIEMAEDRKLFREAMDRLGIENPKATIVSAPKRADGKFDIREGLARALEALEHVGLPAIIRPAFTLGGTGGGVAYNRADYERICRTGLEASPMAQILVDESLLGWKEYEMEVVRDRADNAIIVCAIENVDPMGVHTGDSITVAPALTLTDREYQRMRTHSIEVLREIGVETGGSNVQWAVNPADGRMVVIEMNPRVSRSSALASKATGFPIAKIAAKLAVGYTLDELDNDITGVTPASFEPSIDYVVTKIPRFAFEKFPGAEPLLTTAMKSVGEAMAIGRTIHESLQKALASMETGLTGFDEIALPSDPAGIRAELARQTPDRLRVVAQAMRQGLSDDDINAVTHFDPWFLARIREIVDLEAEVRTGGLPLEAEGLRRLKQFGFTDARLATLTGRDEGQVRRARRNLGVHAQFKRIDTCAAEFEAQTPYMYSTYETPVMGDAECESRPTDAKKVVILGGGPNRIGQGIEFDYCCCHACFALSDAGYETIMVNCNPETVSTDYDTSDRLYFEPLTFEHVMEILRVEQDRGTLHGVIVQFGGQTPLKLADALHEAGIPILGTTPDAIDLAEDRERFAALVRDLGLKQPRNAIATTDAQAREEAEKLGYPLVIRPSYVLGGRAMEIVRDTAHLERYIREAVVVSGDSPVLLDSYLSGAIEVDVDALSDGTDVHVAGIMQHIEEAGVHSGDSACCLPPHTLSDETVAEIRRQTEALAKALHVVGLMNVQFAVKPNEAGEDEVFLIEVNPRASRTVPFVAKAVDSAIASIAARLMAGEPLSNFPLREPYPEGTVDHVPIGDAMQLAHAHTPWFSVKEAVLPFARFPGVDTLLGPEMRSTGEVMGWDRSFARAFLKAQLGAGTVLPEEGTVFLSIKDDDKTAQLVETATLLRDMGFRILATEGTRAFLAGHGIASDLVAKAYEGGRTVVDVMKDGEVALVMNTTEGAQAVEDSRSMRAVALSDRIPYYTTLAGSHAAARAMQARAEGDLEVRPLQ
- a CDS encoding cyclopropane-fatty-acyl-phospholipid synthase family protein, giving the protein MGTAQGMVRRLLRRVVRLGRLEVAYPDGLVEGYGSGEGAPHVAARLHTDRAVRAILLDPELALGEAWMDGTLTLNRGTLHDFFTLLARNGGRHNAGPLVGAGYKLRYAVRRWAQANGVGRARANVAHHYDLGDDFYALWLDEDHQYSCAYFPREGMTLEEAQEAKKAHIAAKLVLRPGMRVLDIGCGWGGMALTLAREHGVHVTGITLSENQAAAARARAEAAGLADRIDIRLTDYRDLHECFDRVVSVGMLEHVGAPNYGTYFAKVADLMDEDGVALIHTIGRCGPPTTTSSWLAKYIFPGGYNPSLSELAAAFERTGLWQADVEVWRGHYAETLRRWRARFERNVDEVRAMYDERFVQMWRYYLTGAEVGFDDLHHVVYQIQLAKRRATVPETRDYLYR